In Miscanthus floridulus cultivar M001 chromosome 5, ASM1932011v1, whole genome shotgun sequence, one genomic interval encodes:
- the LOC136452634 gene encoding uncharacterized protein isoform X2, with translation MEASRRGRFYHHDGPGAAAVPVVDQADCTAQTCRSCVAVTLADAIALGCCPCAVVSLLGLAFVKAPLALARQCLRRLRRRRGELRHKKRVRDVDGPAAKAKCRRSDDAGGGHGAMEALDAADAASKGAWWGLEVDARGEAATRAARASNSSSASGRLDAEKVWMEMYRVGHWGFGRLSISVTPPPAVRPGRSPDGDGDRKDVDLRCES, from the coding sequence ATGGAGGCGAGCCGGCGCGGGCGGTTCTACCACCACGACGGGCCCGGCGCGGCGGCCGTCCCGGTGGTGGACCAGGCGGACTGCACGGCGCAGACGTGCCGGTCCTGCGTGGCGGTGACGCTGGCGGACGCCATCGCGCTCGGCTGCTGCCCCTGCGCGGTGGTCAGCCTGCTGGGGCTGGCCTTCGTTAAGGCCCCGCTCGCCCTGGCGCGCCAATGCctgcggcggctgcggcggcggcggggcgagcTGCGGCACAAGAAGCGGGTGCGCGACGTGGACGGCCCCGCCGCCAAGGCCAAGTGCCGCCGCTCCGACGACGCCGGCGGCGGCCACGGGGCGATGGAGGCGCTGGACGCCGCCGACGCCGCGTCGAAAGGCGCGTGGTGGGGCTTGGAGGTGGACGCTCGCGGAGAGGCGGCCACGCGGGCTGCGAGGGCGAGCAACTCGTCGTCAGCGTCAGGCAGGCTCGACGCGGAGAAGGTGTGGATGGAGATGTACCGGGTGGGGCACTGGGGGTTCGGCCGCCTGTCCATCTCCGTGACCCCGCCCCCGGCCGTCAGGCCCGGCCGCAGccccgacggcgacggcgacagaAAGGACGTGGACCTGCGGTGCGAGTCGTGA
- the LOC136452634 gene encoding uncharacterized protein isoform X1, whose translation MDRQHRNRHRREDLTGGGRAGVRVRRGGGADGGAMEASRRGRFYHHDGPGAAAVPVVDQADCTAQTCRSCVAVTLADAIALGCCPCAVVSLLGLAFVKAPLALARQCLRRLRRRRGELRHKKRVRDVDGPAAKAKCRRSDDAGGGHGAMEALDAADAASKGAWWGLEVDARGEAATRAARASNSSSASGRLDAEKVWMEMYRVGHWGFGRLSISVTPPPAVRPGRSPDGDGDRKDVDLRCES comes from the coding sequence ATGGACAGGCAGCACCGCAATCGGCATCGGCGTGAGGACTTGACCGGCGGCGGGCGCGCCGGGGTTCGTGTtcgtcgcggcggcggcgccgacggTGGCGCGATGGAGGCGAGCCGGCGCGGGCGGTTCTACCACCACGACGGGCCCGGCGCGGCGGCCGTCCCGGTGGTGGACCAGGCGGACTGCACGGCGCAGACGTGCCGGTCCTGCGTGGCGGTGACGCTGGCGGACGCCATCGCGCTCGGCTGCTGCCCCTGCGCGGTGGTCAGCCTGCTGGGGCTGGCCTTCGTTAAGGCCCCGCTCGCCCTGGCGCGCCAATGCctgcggcggctgcggcggcggcggggcgagcTGCGGCACAAGAAGCGGGTGCGCGACGTGGACGGCCCCGCCGCCAAGGCCAAGTGCCGCCGCTCCGACGACGCCGGCGGCGGCCACGGGGCGATGGAGGCGCTGGACGCCGCCGACGCCGCGTCGAAAGGCGCGTGGTGGGGCTTGGAGGTGGACGCTCGCGGAGAGGCGGCCACGCGGGCTGCGAGGGCGAGCAACTCGTCGTCAGCGTCAGGCAGGCTCGACGCGGAGAAGGTGTGGATGGAGATGTACCGGGTGGGGCACTGGGGGTTCGGCCGCCTGTCCATCTCCGTGACCCCGCCCCCGGCCGTCAGGCCCGGCCGCAGccccgacggcgacggcgacagaAAGGACGTGGACCTGCGGTGCGAGTCGTGA